The following are encoded together in the Drosophila takahashii strain IR98-3 E-12201 chromosome X, DtakHiC1v2, whole genome shotgun sequence genome:
- the Sp1 gene encoding transcription factor Sp9, whose protein sequence is MLTDMTPTAGQLYGSQIPAMGMNITNIATHLQKPQVNPDHPSLRGTPLAMLAAQCNKLSNKSPPPLADAAVGKGFHPWKKSPNSPAAGSSGGSSGGGGGGGGGSSAGQHSPCAISAASSSSSSGSSGGHSSRSLSASASTMVNITASIYPYSRPLASSCAAVGGGGGGGSSGGSSGGSSGGSSSSSSAASGSQSSSSAAVAAAAYGGDLYFPNTSTSNMDNHHMHQGLLGKVEAAGAAAFGGVYSRHPYDWPFNAVTHKEAASVNSGWWDMHSAAGSWLDMGGAGMHSTMANYASENYSSALSHSLLGSGQHLLQDTYKSMLPGQGVGVGVGVGVGVGMGGFSLPHSSPSAAAAAAAATAAAAAGSPQGGSPSTPSPRSQRRYAGRATCDCPNCQEAERLGPAGVHLRKKNIHSCHIPGCGKVYGKTSHLKAHLRWHTGERPFVCNWLFCGKRFTRSDELQRHLRTHTGEKRFACPVCNKRFMRSDHLAKHVKTHNGNGTSSGHQSSHNGHGGGLKKGSSESCSDSEEAANQSGESNGLGGVGSGPQTGGAGGGGGGVSGGSGTVTGGSGSGSSSGSSSNANSTNSNSVSGSGGGSHPGTPTSLHAHSANGTSSSLLGGGLHLATPHQMVAAGGSPVMLHQQQQQQQQQQQQQQQQQQHHQQQQQHLQQQQHLQQQQQHHHQQFGQQQQQQQHHAHHLHHHAHHSHHLATGGSPGLDPSSLVDIKPPMV, encoded by the exons ATGCTAACGGACATGACACCGACCGCCGGTCAGCTCTACGGATCCCAGATCCCGGCCATGGGCATGAACATCACCAATATCGCCACACACTTGCAGAAGCCACAAGTTAATCCG GACCATCCCAGTTTGAGGGGAACTCCGCTGGCCATGTTGGCCGCCCAGTGCAACAAGCTATCCAACAAATCGCCACCCCCGCTGGCCGACGCCGCTGTGGGCAAGGGCTTCCATCCGTGGAAGAAGAGTCCCAATTCCCCGGCAGCGGGCTCCAGTGGAGGATCCtctggcggaggaggaggcggcggcggaggaagCAGCGCCGGCCAGCACTCGCCCTGCGCCATCTCGGCGGCCAGCTCGTCGAGCTCCAGCGGATCGAGCGGCGGCCACTCCTCCAGGAGCCTCTCCGCCAGCGCCAGCACCATGGTGAACATCACAGCTAG CATCTATCCTTACAGTCGCCCCCTGGCCTCCTCCTGCGCGGCCgtgggcggtggtggtggcggtggcTCCTCCGGTGGCTCCTCCGGCGGCTCCTCCggcggctcctcctcctcctcctccgccgcctccgGATCGCAGTCATCCTCCTCGGCGGCCGTGGCTGCGGCTGCCTACGGCGGTGACCTGTACTTCCCGAACACCTCCACCTCGAACATGGACAACCATCACATGCACCAGGGTCTCCTCGGGAAAGTGGAGGCAGCGGGTGCCGCTGCCTTCGGAGGCGTCTACTCCAGGCATCCCTACGACTGGCCCTTCAATGCGGTGACCCACAAGGAGGCGGCCTCGGTGAATTCCGGCTGGTGGGACATGCACAGTGCCGCCGGCTCCTGGCTGGACATGGGCGGTGCCGGCATGCACTCCACGATGGCCAACTATGCCAGCGAGAACTACAGCTCGGCGCTGAGTCACTCGCTCCTGGGATCGGGACAGCACCTCCTGCAGGACACCTACAAGAGCATGTTGCCGGGTCAGGGAGTTGGCGTGGGAGTAGGAGTAGGAGTGGGCGTGGGAATGGGTGGCTTCTCCCTGCCGCACAGTTCTccctcggcggcggcggcggcggcagcggccacagcggcggcagcagcaggttCACCCCAGGGTGGCTCACCTTCGACACCCTCGCCGCGTTCGCAGCGACGCTATGCTGGAAGGGCCACCTGTGATTGCCCCAATTGCCAGGAGGCCGAGAGACTCGGTCCCGCTGGCGTTCATCTGCGCAAGAAGAACATCCATTCGTGCCACATACCTGGTTGTGGCAAGGTCTACGGGAAAACCTCCCATCTGAAGGCCCATCTGAGGTGGCACACCGGCGAGCGTCCCTTTGTGTGCAACTGGCTGTTCTGCGGCAAGCGCTTCACGCGCTCCGACGAGCTGCAACGGCACTTGAGGACGCATACCGGCGAGAAGCGCTTCGCTTGCCCCGTGTGCAACAAGCGCTTCATGCGCAGCGACCATTTGGCCAAGCACGTGAAGACGCACAATGGCAATGGCACCTCCTCGGGCCATCAGTCCAGCCATAATGGACACGGTGGTGGCCTGAAGAAGGGCTCCTCCGAGTCGTGCAGCGATTCGGAGGAGGCCGCCAACCAGTCGGGCGAGTCCAACGGGCTGGGCGGCGTGGGCAGTGGCCCTCAGACGGGCGGGGCCGGCGGCGGCGGGGGTGGCGTCTCCGGCGGTTCGGGAACGGTAACGGGTGGTAGTGGTAGTGGCAGCTCCTCCGGGAGCAGCAGCAATGCCAATTCAACCAACTCGAATTCCGTTTCCGGTTCCGGCGGAGGCAGCCATCCCGGCACCCCGACCTCGCTGCACGCGCACAGCGCCAATGGCACGTCCAGCAGCCTGCTGGGCGGCGGTCTGCACCTGGCCACGCCGCACCAAATGGTCGCCGCGGGCGGTTCGCCGGTGATGCtacaccagcaacagcagcaacagcagcagcagcagcaacagcagcagcaacagcagcaacaccaccagcagcagcagcaacatctgcaacagcagcagcacctgcaacagcagcagcaacaccaccaTCAGCAATTCggtcagcaacagcagcagcagcagcatcatgcCCACCACCTGCACCACCATGCCCACCACTCGCACCACCTGGCCACCGGTGGTTCGCCCGGTTTGGATCCCAGCTCCCTGGTGGACATAAAGCCACCCATGGTTTGA